Proteins encoded by one window of uncultured Celeribacter sp.:
- the queC gene encoding 7-cyano-7-deazaguanine synthase QueC encodes MKTLVICSGGLDSVSLAYVLAASGSLSRLVSFDYGQRHAKELEFAALAAERLNVPHQIIDMRRIGAALTGSALTDDIDVPDGHYAEETMKITVVPNRNAIMLSIAFGIAAAAGDEAVATAVHGGDHFIYPDCRPAFTEAFETMQRAALDGYADIRLSTPFVHQSKADIVTAGAAAGTPFADTWSCYKGGTQHCGRCGTCVERREAFHLAGVQDPTEYDDPEFWKAAISRA; translated from the coding sequence GCTGGCCGCCTCTGGCAGTCTGTCGCGTCTGGTCTCTTTCGATTACGGCCAGCGTCATGCCAAGGAATTGGAGTTCGCGGCGCTTGCCGCCGAACGCCTGAATGTCCCACATCAGATCATCGACATGCGCAGGATCGGGGCGGCACTCACAGGCTCGGCGCTCACCGATGACATCGACGTGCCGGACGGGCATTACGCCGAGGAGACGATGAAGATCACCGTCGTGCCCAATCGCAATGCCATCATGTTGAGTATCGCTTTCGGGATTGCCGCCGCCGCAGGGGATGAGGCGGTCGCCACCGCCGTGCATGGCGGCGATCATTTCATCTACCCGGACTGTCGACCCGCCTTCACCGAGGCCTTCGAGACGATGCAAAGGGCCGCGCTCGACGGCTATGCCGACATCCGGCTCTCGACGCCCTTCGTGCATCAAAGCAAGGCCGACATCGTCACCGCAGGCGCCGCCGCCGGAACGCCCTTTGCCGACACATGGTCCTGCTACAAAGGCGGCACGCAGCACTGCGGGCGCTGTGGCACCTGTGTCGAGCGGCGCGAGGCGTTTCACCTTGCGGGCGTTCAGGACCCGACCGAGTACGATGACCCTGAGTTCTGGAAAGCGGCGATTTCACGCGCTTAA
- the ppk2 gene encoding polyphosphate kinase 2, with protein MTTPLKPAANTPSVAEPVAETTPAPAASEATVHGGPKSFPTVTPDKIRAAFESGKYPYRKKMTRTEYERTKVALQAELLKAQLWAQKTGDKFVLLFEGRDAAGKGGTIKRFMEHLNPRHARVVALNKPTDEERGQWFFQRYVEHLPTSGEFVLYDRSWYNRAGVERVMGFCSPNDYLEFMRQTPEFERMLTRSGIKLYKYWFSVTQAEQQRRFKARETDPLKQWKLSPIDKASLDKWDDYTEAKEAMFFYTDTADAPWTIIKSNDKKRARIECMKHFLMTIDYPDKDEELIGEPDPLIVGHAGHVVHRAEHILGTALHPDARRGKNGKV; from the coding sequence ATGACGACGCCTTTGAAACCCGCCGCCAATACGCCTTCCGTTGCTGAGCCTGTCGCCGAAACGACGCCAGCGCCTGCTGCGTCTGAGGCGACTGTGCATGGTGGGCCGAAAAGTTTCCCGACCGTGACGCCGGACAAGATTCGCGCGGCCTTTGAGAGCGGCAAATATCCCTATCGCAAAAAGATGACCCGCACGGAATATGAGCGCACCAAGGTGGCGCTTCAGGCCGAGTTGTTGAAAGCGCAGCTTTGGGCGCAGAAGACCGGCGACAAATTCGTTTTGCTCTTCGAGGGCCGCGATGCGGCGGGTAAGGGCGGCACGATCAAGCGCTTCATGGAGCATTTGAACCCGCGTCATGCCCGTGTCGTAGCGCTAAATAAGCCGACTGACGAAGAACGCGGGCAATGGTTTTTCCAACGCTATGTCGAACACCTGCCGACCAGCGGCGAATTCGTGCTCTATGACCGCTCGTGGTACAACCGCGCGGGGGTCGAGCGGGTGATGGGGTTCTGTAGTCCCAACGATTATCTGGAATTCATGCGCCAGACGCCGGAATTCGAACGCATGCTGACGCGGTCGGGGATCAAGCTCTACAAATACTGGTTCTCGGTGACCCAGGCCGAACAGCAACGCCGGTTCAAGGCGCGCGAAACCGATCCTCTGAAACAGTGGAAACTTTCGCCGATCGACAAGGCCTCGCTGGACAAATGGGATGACTATACCGAGGCGAAAGAGGCGATGTTTTTCTATACGGACACGGCGGATGCGCCCTGGACGATCATCAAGTCGAACGACAAGAAACGCGCCCGGATCGAATGCATGAAGCATTTCCTGATGACCATCGACTACCCCGACAAGGACGAAGAGCTGATCGGTGAGCCCGATCCGCTGATCGTCGGCCACGCCGGCCATGTGGTGCATAGGGCCGAGCATATTCTGGGCACAGCGCTGCACCCGGATGCGCGGCGGGGCAAGAACGGTAAGGTGTGA